The Colletotrichum destructivum chromosome 8, complete sequence genome includes the window CTTGGCCACGTCCACGTCCTTCAGACCCTCCGTCTTGGACGCCGCGGCAATGAGGACTCTCCGCAGCTGGAGGGCCTGCAGGGAGTCGACGCCCAGGTCAAAGAGGCTGTCGTCAACGGCCcacgccgagacgggcgtctGGAGCCGCAGGTGCTCGTGCACGAGAGCCTTGATGTTCTcctcgaggttgtcgaggtcgaggggcCCGACGCTCTCAGTGGCGGCCTGCACCAGCCTCTCGTAGACGGCCTTGATCTCCATGTCGAACAGGGCGTACGTCTCCTTGCGGGCGATGGACCCCTTGTCGGTCCGCGggacgaccttgccgccgggcacgacgatgatggcgtccgGCGAGGGGACGCGCGCCGAGGCGTCCATCTTCTGCCCGGCGGCCGTGACGATGGGCCAGATCTTCTCACGGaacgcctcctcgtccgccggcgCGAGGAGCGGCTCCCGCggctcgacgatgacgccgaggtTGAACTGGTTCTCGCCAAACGCGACGGCGGACTTGACCGCGGGTGCCTCGCTCAGCATCGTCTCGAGGATCAGGGGGTCGGCCTTCTCCCCCGTCGCCAGCACGatgacgtcgtcgtcgcggccgacggcggcgaagtcggTCTCGGGATACTGCTCATTCCGAACGAGCTGGTCGGCGATCTcgatgccctcgccgtcgccaaagGGGAACACGGTGAGCCGGAACCTCTTCTCGCCGTCCCGGggctcgagctcggccacCGTGAACTTCATGTCGTTGCGGAGCCGGAAGTACTTCCAGTCGTACGAGTCTGTGGGCGCAAAGATCAGGGACAGGTGGCCCGCCTCGGTGGTCCCGTAGAAGTTGAGAAGCTtcacgccgccggccgccagcttgtcgccgacgccggcgcccaACGCGGCGCCTCCGGTGCCCACGAAGTCCATGTGCGCCAGCGCCTTgatgccctcgtcgtcggggaggtcgcagatggcgtcgaggaggaacgGAACCGTCATCATGGACCTGGCCTTGGTCTTTTTCACGAGCTCGATGATGGACACGGCGTTCGGGATCCCGTCGCTCACGGGGTACAGCGTCGGTTTGCCCGCCGACAAAGAGAGGCCcggggcgacgaggccgaagccgtgGAAGAGGGGCAGGGTCGAGAGGTTGAGGCCCTGCGCCTGCTCCTCCGTGTCGAAGCCGTGGCAATTGAGGGCGAAGAGCAGCTGGCGATGCGTGAGGGGGATGGGTTTCGGGAATCCCGTCGTGCCGGAGGAGTGGAGGAGCAGGATGACGCTGTTTCTGTCCTCGGGGCTCTCGAAGGCGGGCACGGAAGAGGCATCCGCGTGTGGCTCGTAGAAGGCGTCGTAACGGTTAGCGACGTGAGTCGAGATGCCCTTGGATGCGAGAGCCGCCAGTGCTGGCTTCGCAGGCTCACTGAGGCGTTGAGACACGATGAAGGAGCCGGCCGAGGTTGCCTCCATGAGCGCATTGATGGCAGCCGGCGGAAGACGCGCAGAGAGAACGAGGGGCTTCCAAGAACGTGTTAGTCAATGGTTGTCATGACTGAGGACAGGACAAACATCAGAGAGACcatggaaggggggggggggtggatgtTCTGGACTTACAGGGACGCCGATGCTCATGAGGGCAAACTCATGGATCACCAACCCGACATCGCTCTCCATGAACAGGGCCACAGGCGCCATTTTCGTTGCCGCGGAGTTGCCCCCAGACGCCTGGCGCAGTGGGAGATTCTGCTTCAGCCATGCCGCACATCTTGATACGGCGACCTTGAACTCGGCATGGCTGACTGTGTCGAAGGGGTCGGTGGGCTTTGCCTGGACGCAGAACGGATGGGAGGGGTTGTGGGTGGCGTTGAAGTCGATGAGCTCAGGGATCGAGTGGAGATGGCCGTCTAGCCTCTTGTCTGACTCGAAGTTGACCGCCGGTCTCTTGAACGGCCGGATGCTGCCCGCCGCTGCCTTGGGCTCAGTAATGGCACTCATGATTGTAATTGTTGGGTTGTAATAGTTTGAGGACTGACAGAGAAACCGGGGTTCAGAAAGAAACAGGCTACACGGAAAAGGGAACACTGGTTTCAAGAAGCTCCAAGTAGTCAACCGATCTGATCCGATCCTTTCTTGATGCTTTGAGAAGAGTACGAGTGCTCACTCGGGGTGtttcgcccccccccccccgtcggCGAATATCAAGACTCGGGCAAATCGGGGGATTGGCATCTCTCCTCGGTTAGTTTGGGCTCGACTCTCCTTTCTTTTTAGTCAGAAAGACAGTTGGAGACTTTTAACACGGGTTTGCTCTTTAGTTTTCCTTTAACTCGGGAGTTTAACTTTCCCCTCAACGGTTGTGACGAGTTATCAAATCCCAACTACTCTtccactccccccccccccccctctccgtTCCAATATCAAGCTTCTGTCTCTCCCATAAGCTTGCCAACAAACAACCGCAACTTAGATCGCCATGGCACCTCCATCATCCAAAGTCACTGCAAAGGAAAGCCCCGAGAAGAAACCCCTGATCGGAGAGGCGCCCCCATACAAACCCCCAACAAAGGGCTTCCTGTCCATCCTGCCGGCGTCATGGGTCCCCTACGCCGAGCTCACGCGCATCCACCAGCCGCACGGCATCTACATGATCTACTTCCCACAccttgtcggcctcgcctacgccgcctccgtccaGCCGGCTGACCTGGCGAAGCCCCCCTCCGAGCTGGCCtactgcgccgccgccatgctcGGCTGGACCGTGTTCTGGCGGAGTGGCGTCTGCGTGTGGAACGACAACATCGACCAGGACTTTGACCGCAAGACGGCGCGGTGCCGGAACCGGCCCATCGCGCGCGGCGCCGTCTCGACGGCCCAGGGCCACGTCTTTTCCCTCGTCCTGGACCTCATCGCGTTCGCCtggcttcgtctgctgcctCGGGAGTGCACgctggtcgccctcggcTCGACGGTGCTCGGCATGATCTACCCGTTCGGGAAGCGCTTCACCTACTACCCGCAGGTCATCCTCGGCTCGACCCTCGGATCGACCGTCGCCCTGTCGGCCTACTCCGTCGGCCTGCCGGCCCTCTCCCCGCCGTACCTCAGCACGACGGCGTGCCTCGCGGCCGCGGTCCTgctgctcgtcgtcttctACGACACCGTCTACGCCCGCCAGGACACTGCCGACGACCTCAAGTCGGGCGTCAAAGGCATGGCAGTGCGCTTCAGGGACCACATCgagggcctcctcgccgtcctcgccgtctccatCGCGGCGCTGCTGACCACCGCTGGCGTCCTGATGGAGGCGCAGCAGTACTACTACGTGTTCTCCGTCGGCGGGCTCACCATGGGCCTCATCTCGCTGGTGGCCCTCACGCATTGGGATCTTCTGCCCAGCTGGGCCGGCTCCTCGGGATGGTGCTACgctctcgccatcgccaacctcatcggcggcatggccTCGCAATACGTTCTCAAAGGCTCCGCTTGATAGTACACTCGAGAGGGTTGGATAAGTGAAGGAAAGGcgaggtaggtaggtagctgATGGTGTCGGATCACTTGATGAGCAAAGGGACTGGCGGACAACTGAATCACATCATGTCGTTTTCGAAACCTTGGATTTGTTCACGCTTCGTTGTATACGAGTTCCATTGGCTTTAAATCAAAAGGTGAAGTTGTCAGCTGGAGGTGTCAGATCACTTCATGATAACTGATACATGAGAATAAATGCTGAAGATTTTGCAGATAATTAGCGAAAATTTAAAACATGTCCGGTTCGAGCTCCATTTGGTGTCAATCAAATCATTAAATCATCAACATCAGCTATCAAATTCACCTATCATCTGTCGGAGATGATCCATCTTGGTCACCAGCAACTGCTCCcgcttcttcatctcgtcgaATGCCCGCCCCAAGAGACCATCTTCCGACTCGTTGTGTCCCATGAAGATTCTCTCCCAGCTCTGATGCTCAGAAAAAGACTCCTGTATAGAAGTTTGGGCACTTCCTCTGGGTCTCGGTGGAACGAAACCTTTGTGTAAGCGGCCGAGAAGATAGGTGACCGTGTGGACGGTCAGCGACGCCTCCATCACGGAGCTGGCGGAAGGCGTGTTCCCATGGCCGGCGTCGTGCTGATAAGTGTCATGAAACCGGTCCGACAGGTGGTTTATCGTCAACTCGAGGAGGTGCAGGATCTGGGTGTAAcagccgacgaggaggaaaaTGACGGCCGAATTGGGGACTGGCTGACCCCACGAATGAGTCGCAAGATGACCTCGCTTGTCCATTCCGGAATATTCGAACCCAGCGTCCGAGTCTGTActgccctcggcgtcgtcgcaGCTGCTTGCGCGGCCGTCAGTCTGCGCTCTTGTGGTGGATATGCTTGAGGGAAACGAGGCGCCCACGAGATGCGGCAAGCtctcccgcgccgcctcgatcAGCTCGCCGGAAaagccgacgacgtctcTCTGGATCTGATGATTCACCCCCTCGGGGGACCCGGAGCTCGTCATGCAACTGAGGATCCGGACGTTCAGCTCCAGCAACCTCCCGTAACAAGTCGTACTGCAGAAAGAAGGTGTGGGTGATGTGTTTGCTTCGGATCTCTCGGCGTCAcggagggcctcgtcgagatATTTTGCGTCGTTTGTAGTTCTTTCCGCTGTGGACATCCACGAATCCCCGTGACTGTCGGTATCGCCAAGGTGATGTGTGAGtttcgaggaggccatcgtgCCGCTCATGTTGGGTGGGAGAAACATCGAGGTGAAATCGACGTGATCGTCAACGGTGAGGCAGAAGGAATCGTAGGACGTCTGAAAAGTGAAAAGTGCGCGTTAGCTCTCTCCAACTCCTTCTTTATAGTTCCTTGGACTGCATTAAAGTGCCACAAAAGCCATACATACCGTTCCCGATATCGGTGGGCTGACCGCCGAATGCCCGAAGCCGCTCGAGTGCGGATCATAGGAGGCGCTCGAGACCAGCCCCGTGTCGATGCCAACCATGCCCTTGAGCCCCCCCGTGTTGTCTAGGGAGCCAGGCTCCATGACCAGCGTGGTGGCGAGGGAGTCCCCCGGGGACGACTCCCACGGCTGCTCCATCTCGCAGGCGCCCGTTCCAacgccggggccgccggcAGCGTCCGCGTCTTCACCGGGAGTAAACCGGACGTCGGCCGTGGGGGGCGGGGTCGACAGGGCCCCGTgcggcggcttcttcttgacgACCTTGCAGGGCCGGCCGACCTTGCCGCGCACGCTGACGACGCACGGCACGCCGGCCTTGCGGCACCGCGAGCAGGCCTCGTTGGCCCTGGACTTGTCCGAGGCGTCGGAGCGAGGGCAGCGCAGCTTCTGCAGGTGGCATCGGTCACAGGCGTGGCGCAGAGGGTTGTGTAGGTCGGCCGTGGTACCGGTCATGATGTGGTTGGGTGACATATGAAGTTGCTATATGGGTATCCAATAATCAGGGGCCATACAATATTTGGGGAACCAAATGTCTGTCTGGGCTGTCCGCTGTCCGGTGGGCTTGTGAAAGTTGTCAGGGTCGTAGGTAATGCAACCGGTGTTATCAAGGCTCTTtctgagagagagggtaTTGTGTATACGCGGAATTAGAGTATCAGCCAACGGCATTATGCATCATGTCTATATCGAAATCAGCTCCGTGGATCACTGAGTCGTACGCCGCGGTCCCCGGGGGACCCTGATGACAAGACTTCCTTGCAG containing:
- a CDS encoding Putative AMP-dependent synthetase/ligase domain, phosphopantetheine binding ACP domain, AMP-binding, with product MSAITEPKAAAGSIRPFKRPAVNFESDKRLDGHLHSIPELIDFNATHNPSHPFCVQAKPTDPFDTVSHAEFKVAVSRCAAWLKQNLPLRQASGGNSAATKMAPVALFMESDVGLVIHEFALMSIGVPPLVLSARLPPAAINALMEATSAGSFIVSQRLSEPAKPALAALASKGISTHVANRYDAFYEPHADASSVPAFESPEDRNSVILLLHSSGTTGFPKPIPLTHRQLLFALNCHGFDTEEQAQGLNLSTLPLFHGFGLVAPGLSLSAGKPTLYPVSDGIPNAVSIIELVKKTKARSMMTVPFLLDAICDLPDDEGIKALAHMDFVGTGGAALGAGVGDKLAAGGVKLLNFYGTTEAGHLSLIFAPTDSYDWKYFRLRNDMKFTVAELEPRDGEKRFRLTVFPFGDGEGIEIADQLVRNEQYPETDFAAVGRDDDVIVLATGEKADPLILETMLSEAPAVKSAVAFGENQFNLGVIVEPREPLLAPADEEAFREKIWPIVTAAGQKMDASARVPSPDAIIVVPGGKVVPRTDKGSIARKETYALFDMEIKAVYERLVQAATESVGPLDLDNLEENIKALVHEHLRLQTPVSAWAVDDSLFDLGVDSLQALQLRRVLIAAASKTEGLKDVDVAKMIPSQFIYRNPSVREMAAAILQRSSGGGETDSSGDAVKEVNELVDQYSLGGASTEDEKQPSSADNAVVLLTGSSGSLGSHCVADLARRPQVRRIICLIRKEKGANAPPPPGGGPFDRRTLKARGLDLAEEEWSKIATLEVDPTAEKLGLMPMVYAAMQERVTHVVHAAWPMNYLIPLRSFRYQLQFLRSLLEFAAHGPGRTKRRLVFVSSIAAVAKIGLDNPGSAIPEAPVSPEEATCGIGYADGKLACEKIVERAAETYAGQLEVTSVRCGQITGAKGTGVWNTNEQIPMLLKSAQSLGSLPQLSGELSWIPVDDAASVISEIAFSPEPLSITLHLDNPTRQPWSDLMESFGKQLNLKPSVPFQEWLEQVAGAEQDDEKFPVKKLYAFFKHLFQPVACGSVVLDTSVAKTRSGTLRDLGAVDDATLHAYVKYWLDVGYLSR
- a CDS encoding Putative UbiA prenyltransferase family gives rise to the protein MAPPSSKVTAKESPEKKPLIGEAPPYKPPTKGFLSILPASWVPYAELTRIHQPHGIYMIYFPHLVGLAYAASVQPADLAKPPSELAYCAAAMLGWTVFWRSGVCVWNDNIDQDFDRKTARCRNRPIARGAVSTAQGHVFSLVLDLIAFAWLRLLPRECTLVALGSTVLGMIYPFGKRFTYYPQVILGSTLGSTVALSAYSVGLPALSPPYLSTTACLAAAVLLLVVFYDTVYARQDTADDLKSGVKGMAVRFRDHIEGLLAVLAVSIAALLTTAGVLMEAQQYYYVFSVGGLTMGLISLVALTHWDLLPSWAGSSGWCYALAIANLIGGMASQYVLKGSA
- a CDS encoding Putative zn(2)Cys(6) fungal-type DNA-binding domain-containing protein, which produces MTGTTADLHNPLRHACDRCHLQKLRCPRSDASDKSRANEACSRCRKAGVPCVVSVRGKVGRPCKVVKKKPPHGALSTPPPTADVRFTPGEDADAAGGPGVGTGACEMEQPWESSPGDSLATTLVMEPGSLDNTGGLKGMVGIDTGLVSSASYDPHSSGFGHSAVSPPISGTTSYDSFCLTVDDHVDFTSMFLPPNMSGTMASSKLTHHLGDTDSHGDSWMSTAERTTNDAKYLDEALRDAERSEANTSPTPSFCSTTCYGRLLELNVRILSCMTSSGSPEGVNHQIQRDVVGFSGELIEAARESLPHLVGASFPSSISTTRAQTDGRASSCDDAEGSTDSDAGFEYSGMDKRGHLATHSWGQPVPNSAVIFLLVGCYTQILHLLELTINHLSDRFHDTYQHDAGHGNTPSASSVMEASLTVHTVTYLLGRLHKGFVPPRPRGSAQTSIQESFSEHQSWERIFMGHNESEDGLLGRAFDEMKKREQLLVTKMDHLRQMIGEFDS